The nucleotide sequence TTCTGGCTGAAGGTGTCTTTTTCTTCCTGGCGCAAGGTGGAGAAAATGCTCGAGCTGTCCAGCAACGCACGAGGCCGCGACGAACCGCTGGCGGAGGCGCTTTCGCTGTCGGACAGCAGACTGATCCCCGACGCCCGCAGGTGCCGGAAGGCCAGGTCGAACAGTTGGTTGCGCACCTCGCGTTTCTGGCTCCGGGTGGCGACGAAACCGCTGATTTCGTATTCCGCCCCGGCGCTGCCGGAGCTTTTCAGCGTGACGCAAGGGGCCGGTACGGCGAGCAAGGCGCGACAGCCGATCATGGCGCGCTCCAACGCCTCGATCACCTTTTGAGGCCGGGCGTGTGGACTGATCTGAACGCTGATGGACAACCCGTGGACATCGCTGGGCCGGCTGAAGTTGATGACCTTGGCCTTGGCCGCCAGTGAGTTGGGAATCACCGCCATGCTGCCCTGGGCGGTCTGCAACCGCGTGGCGCGCCAGTCGATGTCGGTGACCCGGCCCTCGGTGCCGTCGATGGAGATCCAGTCATCGAGCTGATAGGGCTTGGTGGTATTGAGCACGATGCCGGAGAACACGTCGCTGAGGGTGCTTTGCAAGGCCAGGCCGACGATGATCGCCATCGCCCCGGACGTCGCCAGCACGCCCTTGACCGGCAGATCCAGAACGTAGGCCAGCGCGGCAATCACGGCGATCAGGAAAATCACCGCGCCGAGCAGATCCTGCAGCAGCCGCCCGGTATGGCCGACCCGCTGCATCATCACCGCGCCGATCAGCACCGTCAGGGTCCGTGCGGCGAACAGCCACCAGGCGATCTGCAAACCGGTGGCCGCCAGGTGCCGCGGCACATCGTCAACCCACTGCGCCGGCTCCATGGGGTTGAGGCCTTCATTGAACAGCAGCATGCTGAACAACGAAAAAATCACCAGTCGCCCGCCGATTTTCCAATAGGTCCGCTGCGCACTGACCAGTCGCCACAACAGCATGTCGAGCACAAGCAGCACCAGGGCGCA is from Pseudomonas sp. B21-056 and encodes:
- a CDS encoding mechanosensitive ion channel family protein; protein product: MLSLIIDHPLLCALVLLVLDMLLWRLVSAQRTYWKIGGRLVIFSLFSMLLFNEGLNPMEPAQWVDDVPRHLAATGLQIAWWLFAARTLTVLIGAVMMQRVGHTGRLLQDLLGAVIFLIAVIAALAYVLDLPVKGVLATSGAMAIIVGLALQSTLSDVFSGIVLNTTKPYQLDDWISIDGTEGRVTDIDWRATRLQTAQGSMAVIPNSLAAKAKVINFSRPSDVHGLSISVQISPHARPQKVIEALERAMIGCRALLAVPAPCVTLKSSGSAGAEYEISGFVATRSQKREVRNQLFDLAFRHLRASGISLLSDSESASASGSSRPRALLDSSSIFSTLRQEEKDTFSQNMTLQTFRAGDMILPAGEVSDHLFIIESGVVSVTMLRNGQVLEGGRMGPGEVIGEAGIISDLAALANFSAKTFCTLYRIEKDYLKPCLDARHDINDAMKNLLDVRMNLAQNLIREAPKPVAKKRFLQWLRNRA